A genomic segment from Spinacia oleracea cultivar Varoflay chromosome 3, BTI_SOV_V1, whole genome shotgun sequence encodes:
- the LOC110782288 gene encoding uncharacterized protein, which translates to MAPISPTQRRINGIRATLAIADTASWYCSLIIVGLILFITLREENYNPYYDDNDGSSFFSDSLQTATNGAGFLENHHHIWRPPCDEIYVVGEGETLHTISDKCGDPFIVERNPHIHDPDDVFPGLVIKIVPSSDSSGNINRKFLR; encoded by the coding sequence ATGGCCCCTATAAGTCCAACCCAACGACGTAtaaatggtatcagagcaaccCTGGCAATAGCCGATACAGCCTCATGGTACTGTTCCCTTATCATAGTCGGGTTAATCCTGTTCATTACCTTACGAGAAGAGAATTACAACCCTTACTACGACGATAACGATGGTAGTAGTTTCTTCTCTGACAGTTTACAGACGGCGACAAATGGTGCAGGATTTCTCGAAAACCACCACCATATATGGCGGCCGCCGTGTGACGAAATCTACGTGGTGGGTGAAGGAGAGACTCTTCATACTATAAGTGATAAGTGTGGTGATCCTTTTATTGTTGAACGTAACCCTCATATTCATGATCCTGATGATGTTTTTCCTGGTCTTGTTATTAAGATTGTGCCTTCTTCTGATTCTTCTGGAAATATTAACAGAAAGTTTCTAAGGTAG
- the LOC110782452 gene encoding pentatricopeptide repeat-containing protein At2g29760, chloroplastic — MSIFHMVLRFRFSMQLTRSFSRQLSSFISTTKSHELPRNSISIAAIKELHGHLIRTQKHKDPDHISPVLRSYSLSSSTLRKAQIVFDEIQRPPLYIWNQLIKGFSKSDDPIKAIYIYNDMRNFGLNGNNLTFIFVLKACGRVLDVLQGKKIHPCVFKLGFQSYLFVSNSLMHMYGSCGELGFAQKVFDEMTERDLVTWNSLICGYSQCNKYRELLGVFNAMQVADVRADAVTMVKVIMACNLMCDWKIADSVVDYIETNRVDIDVYLGNTLIDMYGKRGLMDSAQGVFDRMSVRNVVSWNSLVIGYARIGNLVLARKFFDEMPKRDLISWTSMITGYSQAGKFSDAVKYFQEMMLNKIKPNEVTISSVLSSCAHLGMLEMGKEIHEYIIEHNIKADIYVGNSLIDLYCKCGDVNKALQVFQDMSEKDSVSWTAVIAGFAVNGFADSAIHLFEEMLSKNIRPTNGTFVGILLACSHAGLVDKGMEFFQSMEKIHGIIPQMKHYGCVVDLLSRSGELERAYDFILKMTTPPDVVLWRILLSSCKLHKNVALAEIVSSKLLDTDAGNSGNYVLLSDAYAGAERWDASMKYRDLMGENRVQKPSAWSSVEVTR, encoded by the coding sequence ATGTCCATTTTCCATATGGTACTTCGATTCCGATTCTCTATGCAACTCACTAGATCCTTTTCACGCCAATTGAGCAGCTTCATTTCGACCACAAAATCACATGAATTACCCAGAAATTCAATCTCGATTGCCGCCATTAAAGAGCTTCATGGTCACTTAATCAGAACTCAAAAGCACAAAGACCCAGATCACATATCTCCGGTTTTGCGCtcttattctctctcctcatccaCATTACGCAAAGCCCAGATTGTATTTGATGAAATTCAACGACCCCCTTTGTATATTTGGAATCAATTGATTAAGGGGTTTTCCAAAAGTGATGATCCAATTAAAGCAATTTACATATATAATGATATGAGAAACTTTGGGTTAAATGGGAATAATTTGACATTTATATTTGTTCTTAAAGCATGTGGTCGTGTTTTAGATGTTTTGCAGGGTAAAAAGATTCATCCTTGTGTATTTAAACTTGGGTTTCAATCGTATTTGTTTGTGTCAAATTCTTTGATGCATATGTATGGGTCGTGTGGGGAACTGGGTTTTGCACAGAAGGTGTTTGATGAAATGACTGAGAGAGATTTAGTTACTTGGAACTCGTTGATCTGTGGGTATAGTCAATGCAATAAGTATAGAGAACTTTTGGGTGTTTTCAATGCGATGCAGGTGGCGGATGTGAGGGCGGATGCTGTGACAATGGTGAAAGTGATCATGGCTTGTAACTTGATGTGTGATTGGAAGATTGCTGATTCAGTGGTGGATTACATTGAGACAAATCGTGTTGATATAGATGTTTATTTGGGGAATACTTTGATCGATATGTATGGGAAACGTGGGCTGATGGATTCGGCTCAGGGAGTGTTTGATCGAATGAGTGTAAGAAATGTAGTGTCATGGAATTCTTTGGTGATAGGTTATGCAAGAATTGGAAATTTGGTTTTAGCAAGAAAATTCTTTGATGAAATGCCAAAAAGGGATCTAATTTCCTGGACTTCAATGATTACTGGGTACTCACAAGCAGGCAAATTTTCAGATGCTGTGAAATATTTTCAGGAAATGATGTTGAACAAGATTAAACCCAACGAAGTTACAATATCGAGTGTTCTTTCTTCTTGTGCTCATCTAGGAATGCTCGAAATGGGCAAGGAAATTCATGAATACATCATTGAACATAACATCAAAGCAGACATCTATGTTGGTAACTCTTTGATTGACTTGTACTGTAAATGTGGGGATGTTAACAAAGCATTACAAGTATTTCAAGATATGAGTGAAAAAGACTCTGTGTCATGGACTGCAGTAATAGCAGGATTTGCAGTAAATGGTTTTGCAGATTCTGCTATTCACCTGTTTGAGGAGATGTTAAGCAAAAACATAAGGCCAACTAATGGAACCTTTGTTGGGATATTACTTGCTTGTTCACATGCAGGATTAGTAGACAAAGGAATGGAATTTTTCCAAAGTATGGAAAAAATCCATGGAATTATTCCTCAGATGAAACATTATGGTTGTGTGGTTGATCTTTTGAGTCGTTCTGGTGAATTAGAGAGAGCATATGACTTCATACTGAAGATGACAACACCACCTGATGTTGTGTTATGGAGGATTTTGTTGAGTTCTTGTAAACTCCATAAAAATGTTGCCTTAGCTGAGATTGTTTCAAGCAAGCTTCTTGATACAGATGCTGGTAATAGTGGGAACTATGTGCTTTTATCTGATGCATATGCAGGTGCAGAAAGATGGGATGCTTCTATGAAGTATAGAGACTTGATGGGGGAGAACCGAGTGCAGAAGCCATCAGCCTGGAGTTCTGTTGAAGTAACTAGGTGA